Proteins encoded by one window of Drosophila melanogaster chromosome X:
- the C901 gene encoding C901, producing MLSDKKAALLLVTAITALKLEEMNAYRRNFDARQSSNSNIPLWKQRACEKSQKQRQNAHYVCDEKGDFKCLPGWQGDLCQVPMCRRGCDPMNGYCQRPGECRCRIGYSGELCDKCIPLPGCQHGGCTKPFECICKPGWAGLFCTEPSCRTGCHSTRGYCEAPGECRCRIGYAGRTCSECATMPGCQHGTCNKPLECLCLPGYTGLLCQTPICDPDCSKQHGYCRKPGECRCKVGWTGSQCDKCFPYPGCANGDCEAPWECNCHPGWGGMLCDEKLTYCVEHPDTCENGGKCTSLSREDGSYQCQCRQGFLGKNCEIRDDFLLTSEAPPRITPPTPAELVLELDGELDQNGQQDIGAGVPDDSEPGGGLVGEKLPAGNEPERRKNDTVANVATAGTGAGAGPMNSLPGNSNATRTTLVVATETGSDNATNEALSAVTTRRATPIPLTSGEKTVKGNATSVSVATGPQPRPPLPIVASQEQTIANLAPAGTVTVTATTAPTATTAATSVTSHKDKPNVADEEEDEDDDDDEEDEDGEYDEEEDEDEDDEEDDSDQLIPNII from the exons ATGTTGTCAGACAAAAAGGCGGCTCTCCTGCTGGTGACCGCGATTACCGCCCTCAAATTGGAGGAAATGAATGCCTATAGACGCAACTTCGATGCGCGGCAAAGTAGTAATTCGAATATTCCACTCTGGAAACAGCGA GCCTGTGAGAAATCACAGAAACAGCGGCAAAATGCACACTATGTTTGCGATGAAAAAGGTGACTTCAAGTGCCTTCCTGGGTGGCAGGGTGATCTTTGCCAGGTGCCTATGTGTCGAAGGGGCTGTGACCCGATGAATG GTTATTGCCAGCGACCCGGTGAATGCAGGTGTCGCATCGGATACAGCGGCGAACTCTGCGACAAGTGCATTCCGCTTCCAGGTTGCCAACATGGCGGATGCACCAAGCCATTCGAGTGCATCTGTAAGCCTGGCTGGGCGGGACTCTTCTGCACGGAAC CAAGTTGCCGTACCGGATGCCACAGCACCCGTGGATATTGCGAAGCGCCTGGGGAGTGCCGCTGCCGGATTGGTTATGCTGGACGCACCTGCTCCGAATGCGCCACGATGCCGGGCTGTCAGCACGGCACCTGCAACAAGCCACTGGAATGCCTCTGCCTACCCGGATATACCGGACTACTTTGCCAGACGC CAATCTGTGACCCAGATTGCAGCAAGCAGCACGGATATTGCCGCAAACCTGGCGAGTGCCG CTGCAAGGTGGGCTGGACGGGTAGCCAGTGCGACAAGTGCTTCCCGTATCCGGGATGTGCCAATGGGGATTGCGAGGCGCCATGGGAGTGCAACTGCCATCCCGGCTGGGGCGGAATGCTGTGCGACGAGA AGCTCACCTACTGCGTGGAGCATCCGGATACGTGCGAAAACGGGGGCAAGTGCACATCGCTGAGTCGCGAGGATGGGAGCTACCAGTGCCAGTGCCGGCAGGGATTTCTGGGCAAGAACTGCGAGATACGCGATGACTTTCTGCTGACCTCAGAGGCGCCACCGCGAATCACACCGCCCACACCCGCTGAGCTCGTACTGGAACTAGATGGCGaactggaccagaacgggcAGCAGGACATCGGTGCAGGTGTGCCCGATGACAGCGAGCCAGGAGGCGGGCTGGTTGGAGAAAAGTTGCCAGCGGGTAACGAGCCGGAGCGGCGGAAAAATGACACGGTAGCCAACGTGGCAACCGCaggaactggagctggagcaggacCCATGAATTCACTACCCGGCAACAGCAACGCCACAAGGACGACATTGGTGGTGGCAACTGAAACTGGCAGCGACAATGCGACTAATGAAGCGTTAAGCGCCGTTACAACGAGGCGTGCCACCCCGATTCCCCTCACATCTGGCGAAAAAACCGTAAAGGGTAATGCAACAAGCGTGTCGGTAGCGACAGGACctcagccacgccccccgctGCCCATCGTCGCTAGCCAGGAGCAAACAATAGCAAATTTGGCGCCAGCTGGAACAGTAACagtaacagcaacaacagcaccaACGGCTACAACAGCCGCAACATCCGTGACCAGCCACAAGGATAAGCCAAATGTGGcagacgaggaggaggacgaagatgacgacgatgatgaggaggatgaggatggCGAGtacgatgaggaggaggatgaggacgaggacgacgaggaggatgaCAGCGATCAACTCATACCAAATATTATATAG